Proteins encoded by one window of Yersinia massiliensis:
- a CDS encoding non-ribosomal peptide synthetase, translated as MSEDSTPIFADAAIVELPLVAAQPGIWFADQLSQQKTLYTVAHYIELAGSLDRMLFSRAVSQGLSEADTLHARFFHGVDGPMQRIPLQCKATDIPKLVWLDLSSRADGRQAALALMQDDIDADLLADGDEPLYRHWVIRVPDEQGKPVWLWYQRYHHLVIDGFSFTAITRRIADIYTALQQGKPIGESPFTPFSDVVSEYLAYAGSETEQRDKQFWLQHTADLPAAISLSAINSPIRAEQAASRVLRQRIDIDSALFSCLTQQGAEQRLTAADMAMALLMSYFARMSGERRLSVGCPFMRRLGSAALSATGPVVNVLPLQVNLQPEMNLLDVARAVASELKRVRKYQRYEADQLRRDLGMVGSQRSLYGPVLNFKLFDFALNLGEITGITHTLASGPVDDLEIDLYLESGELTLEILANAERYDHANLQAHGERISYLLQQLATQATMPIGNLILTPTQELQSIDSWAKGPQFSLPAGIVSVLDIFQQQVSAQPDAIAVRCGDQSLTYHQLSARVAQLGRALIARGIGAEDVIAIGLPRTVDSLVAILGVLSSGAAYMPLDLDYPMDRLALMCEDATPRILLAHQSTESVLSPLNAMGEMPIVCLDDVHFQRECAAYAIQPISNIERRQPMHGDHLAYMIYTSGSTGRPKGVMSTHGGLVNLLVAHRTYLYGPAMAAFKQQNTRRMRAGHTASFSFDSSWEPLFWMMMGCEMVIFDEEMRRDAYALVQLMDQAPIDTMDITPSFFTQMIDSGLLELGRHRPAFIMIGGEAATPRLWDLLKQHTELNVVNFYGPSEYTIDTLGAHTTVSLQPVVGRPVANTEVYLLDSQLAKVPVGSVGELYIAGLGLARGYLNRPDLTAARFVANPFRYGEVMYRSGDLMRWTAQGQLDFVGRIDHQIKVRGFRVELGEVENALVALPEVSSAVVIAQAIGATHRLIGYCSVPDAQLRDSEDLNARLMRQLAATLPDYMVPALLMVLDEMPLTVNGKIDRQALPAPQHRQQSSRLEQSAYLEQLTPQETLLCTNIASLLRLDCIGAEDDFFQLGGDSILAMALGSALRRAGYRLTPREIFALRTPARMAQALQPLIEKGTEPALAMPTAHILPEKLWQAASEKYGPIADILPVLPLQQGLLFHAQLGQEANNYNAISRFDLQGELDIERLRDALESLLQRYPQLGAIFDSELHPESLQILPQIHGNARRWPWRQHDLSALTPHQQMAETQRLEREGLARDLMRDTAGTLQPLLVATLIRYSSERHSLVIIAHHLVGDGWSSAILLHDLLHLYGNSEKSGNSETYDKSAKLPPLSVSYGDLIRRMTARDLRQDRSVWQQALQGATPTILYPESNAAGPVSEWVIELDSKLESALTALQRREGITLNTLLQGVWATLLGVLSGRDDVVFGSPVSGRFSEIEGIEQHVGLFSNTLPVRVKLQPQLPLLTQLAALQQQQIQLLEHDGLGLGEIQRLAGANTLFDTLLVVENYPENNQLHQQSFNGLRCDALNNRGYTHYPLTLLVLPGERLHLQLEYRDAVTDPQQIAQRLVMLLEHLVWQPELPLSALDLLTHGEKALIASVNDTAIALPKLTLCDLMNQQAQSTPQAVALLDIDETLTYQQVNQRVNALAAILRQQGVQSGDRVAVALPRSVNLSLALMAILAAGAAYLPLDTGYPADRLAYMIGDAKPRLIITVSSLAERFIGQAPLLQLDQQDLLVTATLPTVLITVESPAYLIYTSGSTGRPKGVVISHGAIVNRLLWMQNEYPLGGDDVVLQKTPCSFDVSVWEFFWPMITGARLVMAPPEAHRDPDALRTLIEDYGVTTAHFVPSMLAAFVSAMAAQDKPCQSLRRVFCSGEALSRELSVLYQAIFSAPLHNLYGPTEAAVDVTYQPAYGDALAQVAGNSVPIGKPVWNTQLRILDSMLRQVPVGVAGDLYLCGVQLAQGYYDRPDLTASRFVADPYDHGQRMYLTGDIARWLPDGAVEYLGRSDFQLKIRGQRIELGEIESALLALPQVQQAVVHARTLVGVEGALAGADSRQLVGYIVPTNGAENTDMELLRQQLSEQLPAHMVPAVIVSLKAFPLSANGKLDRKALPAPVNQAGHGGRAPHAGLESVIAGLFANLLGVESVNADDDFFALGGHSLLAMRLAADLRRELQQPVAVGQVMVASTVATLAAALSQPSSEMSAGKAGFSEVLPLRSGHGHPLFCLHPASGFAWQFSLLPRYLPGNWPVLGIQSPRPDGAIATCQDMDSLCDHHLATLRQVQPQGPYHLMGYSLGGTVAQAMAVKLRAQGEEVAFLGLLDTYPPETQDWNAPIEAEALEEVERERALFMAAAGDEQEEKREMFAQIQANYDDAVGLLSGAKTPVYEGETTLFVATQTLPDGESPEEIWRPYAKQLQTYSLDCSHITMMSPETLKVLGPILQRVFKGIRSLS; from the coding sequence CCGATCAGCTCAGCCAGCAAAAGACCTTGTATACCGTGGCTCATTACATTGAACTGGCCGGTTCGTTGGACCGAATGTTATTTAGCCGCGCCGTCAGCCAAGGGTTGTCTGAGGCTGACACCCTGCATGCTCGCTTTTTCCACGGCGTTGATGGCCCGATGCAGCGTATTCCTCTCCAGTGTAAAGCAACTGACATCCCCAAGCTGGTTTGGCTCGATCTCAGTTCTCGTGCCGATGGTCGTCAGGCGGCACTGGCATTAATGCAAGATGATATTGATGCAGATTTACTGGCCGATGGCGACGAACCCCTTTATCGCCACTGGGTGATTCGTGTACCGGATGAACAAGGTAAACCGGTCTGGCTCTGGTATCAGCGTTATCATCATCTGGTAATCGATGGCTTTAGTTTCACCGCTATTACCCGCCGTATCGCTGATATATACACCGCTCTTCAGCAGGGTAAACCCATTGGCGAATCGCCCTTTACCCCTTTCAGTGATGTAGTCAGTGAATACTTAGCGTATGCCGGTTCTGAAACCGAGCAACGTGATAAGCAATTCTGGCTGCAACATACTGCGGATTTACCCGCCGCGATTTCTCTTTCAGCCATAAACTCGCCTATTCGGGCCGAACAAGCTGCGAGTCGCGTGTTGCGTCAGCGCATTGATATCGACTCAGCCTTGTTTAGCTGTTTGACACAACAGGGGGCAGAGCAACGTCTGACTGCCGCCGATATGGCGATGGCACTGCTGATGTCGTATTTTGCCCGAATGAGTGGTGAAAGGCGTCTATCGGTAGGATGTCCGTTTATGCGCCGCTTGGGATCGGCCGCTTTATCTGCCACTGGGCCGGTGGTGAATGTCCTCCCATTGCAGGTGAATTTACAACCTGAAATGAACCTGCTGGATGTTGCTCGGGCAGTGGCGAGCGAGTTGAAAAGGGTACGGAAATACCAGCGCTATGAAGCGGACCAATTACGGCGCGATCTGGGGATGGTCGGTTCCCAACGGTCACTTTATGGCCCCGTGCTGAATTTCAAACTGTTTGATTTTGCGCTGAATCTAGGGGAAATCACGGGCATCACTCACACGCTCGCCTCTGGCCCCGTAGATGATTTAGAAATTGACCTCTATCTCGAAAGCGGCGAGCTAACGCTGGAAATCTTGGCGAATGCGGAGCGTTATGATCACGCCAACCTCCAGGCACACGGTGAGCGGATATCGTATTTGCTGCAACAACTGGCGACTCAGGCCACCATGCCGATTGGCAACCTCATACTGACCCCCACGCAAGAATTGCAATCCATTGATAGCTGGGCGAAAGGCCCACAATTCAGTCTGCCTGCCGGCATCGTTTCAGTACTGGATATTTTCCAGCAACAAGTCAGCGCGCAGCCGGATGCCATTGCGGTGAGATGTGGCGATCAAAGCCTGACTTATCATCAGCTTTCTGCCCGTGTCGCCCAATTGGGGCGTGCGTTAATTGCCCGAGGTATTGGGGCCGAAGATGTGATTGCGATTGGTCTTCCCCGAACGGTGGATTCGCTAGTGGCAATTTTGGGGGTGTTATCCAGTGGTGCTGCCTATATGCCGCTGGATCTCGATTATCCGATGGACCGATTAGCGCTCATGTGTGAAGACGCCACTCCGCGTATCCTGTTGGCCCACCAATCGACAGAAAGTGTGTTATCTCCGTTGAATGCGATGGGTGAGATGCCGATAGTCTGTCTGGATGACGTTCACTTCCAGCGTGAATGTGCGGCTTATGCTATCCAACCCATCAGCAATATTGAACGTCGGCAGCCAATGCACGGCGACCATTTGGCTTACATGATTTACACCTCCGGCTCGACTGGGCGGCCCAAAGGAGTCATGAGCACCCATGGCGGTTTAGTGAACTTGTTGGTGGCGCATCGTACCTATCTGTATGGTCCGGCGATGGCTGCCTTCAAGCAACAAAATACGCGTCGAATGCGTGCTGGACACACCGCGTCATTTTCCTTTGATTCCTCTTGGGAACCACTGTTTTGGATGATGATGGGCTGTGAGATGGTGATTTTTGATGAAGAAATGCGCCGTGATGCTTATGCACTGGTGCAGTTGATGGATCAGGCCCCCATCGACACGATGGATATTACGCCGTCTTTCTTCACACAAATGATCGATAGCGGCTTATTGGAGCTTGGTCGCCATCGGCCTGCTTTCATTATGATTGGCGGCGAAGCGGCGACCCCGCGGTTATGGGATCTGTTAAAGCAGCATACTGAGCTCAATGTGGTTAACTTCTATGGTCCTTCGGAATACACCATTGATACCCTTGGCGCACATACCACTGTGTCGTTACAACCGGTGGTGGGCCGCCCGGTAGCTAACACCGAAGTTTATTTGTTGGATAGCCAACTGGCAAAAGTCCCAGTGGGCTCGGTCGGGGAGCTCTATATTGCTGGCCTAGGGCTGGCGCGTGGTTATCTGAATCGGCCTGATTTAACGGCAGCTCGTTTTGTCGCCAACCCATTCCGTTACGGCGAAGTGATGTACCGCAGTGGCGATTTGATGCGCTGGACAGCACAGGGGCAGTTAGATTTTGTTGGCCGAATTGATCATCAGATAAAAGTGCGTGGTTTCCGCGTCGAACTGGGTGAAGTAGAAAATGCATTGGTGGCTTTACCCGAAGTCAGCAGTGCCGTGGTGATTGCACAAGCCATCGGCGCGACACACCGGCTGATTGGTTACTGCTCAGTGCCTGATGCACAACTGCGTGACAGCGAAGATCTCAATGCGCGATTAATGCGTCAACTGGCGGCCACTTTACCGGATTATATGGTGCCCGCGCTGCTGATGGTGCTGGATGAAATGCCATTGACCGTGAATGGTAAAATTGATCGTCAGGCACTGCCCGCCCCACAACATCGGCAACAGTCATCCCGTCTTGAACAGTCAGCTTATCTTGAACAACTAACCCCGCAGGAAACGCTCCTGTGCACGAATATTGCCAGCTTGCTGCGTTTAGACTGCATCGGGGCAGAAGATGATTTCTTCCAACTGGGTGGCGACAGTATTTTAGCCATGGCTTTGGGGAGTGCTTTGCGCCGCGCGGGTTACCGCTTAACTCCGCGTGAAATTTTTGCTTTGCGTACGCCGGCTCGAATGGCGCAAGCATTACAGCCATTGATTGAGAAGGGGACAGAGCCAGCGCTAGCGATGCCAACAGCCCATATTTTACCGGAAAAACTGTGGCAAGCCGCCAGTGAAAAATATGGCCCGATAGCCGATATTTTACCGGTTTTACCGCTGCAACAGGGGTTGCTATTCCATGCTCAATTAGGGCAAGAAGCCAACAATTACAATGCCATTAGCCGCTTTGATCTTCAGGGTGAGCTCGATATCGAACGCTTGCGCGATGCACTGGAAAGCCTGCTACAACGCTATCCGCAATTGGGCGCTATTTTTGACAGTGAGCTCCACCCTGAATCTTTGCAAATCCTGCCGCAGATTCATGGCAATGCCCGTCGCTGGCCTTGGAGACAGCATGATCTCAGTGCACTGACACCGCATCAGCAAATGGCCGAAACCCAACGATTAGAGCGCGAAGGGCTGGCACGGGATCTGATGCGCGACACGGCGGGGACGCTGCAACCTTTGCTGGTGGCGACGTTGATCCGCTACAGCAGCGAGCGCCATTCCTTAGTAATCATTGCGCATCATTTGGTGGGTGATGGCTGGTCGTCGGCCATCTTGTTACATGACTTACTGCACCTGTATGGCAATAGTGAAAAATCGGGGAATAGTGAAACATATGACAAGAGTGCAAAACTGCCGCCGCTGAGCGTGAGTTATGGCGACCTCATTCGCCGCATGACAGCGCGGGACTTACGGCAAGACCGCTCGGTTTGGCAGCAGGCGTTGCAGGGGGCGACGCCGACAATTTTGTACCCTGAATCCAATGCCGCCGGTCCAGTGTCCGAGTGGGTGATTGAGCTGGACAGCAAACTGGAAAGCGCATTGACCGCCTTGCAGCGGCGTGAAGGCATCACGCTGAATACCTTATTGCAAGGTGTTTGGGCGACATTATTGGGGGTACTCAGTGGCCGTGATGATGTGGTCTTCGGCTCGCCGGTTTCGGGTCGTTTTAGTGAAATAGAAGGCATCGAGCAGCATGTTGGCTTGTTCAGTAATACCCTCCCTGTGCGGGTAAAATTGCAACCTCAATTGCCACTGTTAACGCAACTGGCAGCCTTGCAGCAACAGCAAATCCAGTTATTGGAGCATGATGGCCTTGGCTTGGGCGAGATCCAACGTCTGGCCGGCGCGAACACCTTATTTGATACTTTATTGGTGGTCGAGAATTATCCAGAAAACAACCAATTACATCAGCAATCTTTCAATGGTCTACGCTGTGATGCACTGAATAATCGCGGCTATACCCATTATCCACTGACGTTATTGGTGCTACCGGGTGAGAGGCTGCACCTGCAACTGGAATACCGTGATGCCGTCACCGATCCGCAACAAATAGCCCAGCGTTTGGTGATGTTGCTTGAGCACTTGGTTTGGCAGCCAGAGCTGCCTTTATCCGCACTGGATTTGCTGACCCATGGCGAAAAAGCTCTGATAGCGTCAGTCAATGACACCGCCATCGCCCTACCTAAACTGACGCTATGTGACTTGATGAACCAGCAGGCACAATCCACCCCGCAAGCGGTCGCGTTACTGGATATCGATGAAACACTGACTTACCAGCAGGTAAATCAACGGGTCAACGCACTGGCGGCTATTTTACGCCAACAAGGTGTGCAATCGGGGGATCGGGTCGCTGTGGCACTGCCACGTTCGGTCAATCTTAGTCTGGCTCTGATGGCTATTTTGGCGGCCGGTGCCGCTTATTTACCGTTGGATACCGGTTATCCTGCGGATCGTCTGGCTTATATGATAGGTGATGCCAAGCCACGGTTGATTATTACCGTCAGTTCATTGGCGGAACGTTTTATCGGTCAGGCACCCTTATTGCAGCTCGATCAGCAGGATTTGCTGGTGACAGCGACATTGCCTACCGTCCTGATCACGGTGGAAAGTCCGGCTTATCTCATCTATACCTCAGGTTCCACTGGCCGACCTAAAGGGGTGGTGATCTCGCACGGTGCCATCGTTAACCGCTTGTTGTGGATGCAAAATGAGTACCCATTGGGCGGTGATGATGTGGTATTACAAAAAACGCCGTGCAGTTTTGATGTTTCGGTGTGGGAGTTCTTCTGGCCGATGATCACCGGGGCTAGATTGGTCATGGCACCACCGGAGGCGCACCGTGATCCCGATGCATTACGCACCCTGATTGAAGATTATGGGGTGACCACCGCCCACTTTGTCCCCTCCATGCTGGCGGCTTTTGTCAGTGCTATGGCAGCGCAAGATAAGCCCTGCCAGAGCTTGCGCCGAGTATTCTGTAGTGGTGAGGCATTGTCACGCGAGCTCTCGGTTCTCTATCAGGCGATTTTTTCTGCGCCATTACATAACTTATATGGCCCGACTGAGGCGGCGGTTGATGTGACTTATCAGCCAGCCTATGGCGATGCGCTGGCGCAGGTGGCGGGCAACAGTGTGCCCATTGGTAAGCCGGTCTGGAATACTCAACTGCGAATTCTCGACAGTATGCTGCGCCAAGTCCCCGTTGGCGTGGCAGGCGATCTGTATCTGTGTGGCGTGCAATTGGCGCAAGGCTACTATGATCGTCCAGATCTCACGGCCAGCCGCTTTGTCGCTGATCCTTACGATCATGGCCAGCGAATGTATCTCACTGGCGATATTGCTCGCTGGCTGCCGGACGGTGCCGTCGAGTATCTGGGGCGCAGCGATTTTCAATTAAAGATCCGTGGACAGCGTATTGAATTGGGCGAGATAGAGTCTGCTTTGCTGGCGCTACCTCAAGTCCAGCAAGCCGTTGTTCATGCTCGCACCTTGGTCGGTGTCGAGGGAGCTTTGGCCGGTGCCGATAGCCGTCAATTAGTGGGCTATATCGTGCCGACTAACGGGGCTGAAAATACCGACATGGAACTCTTGCGCCAACAGCTCAGTGAACAGTTGCCCGCGCATATGGTGCCGGCAGTTATCGTCAGTCTGAAAGCATTTCCGCTTAGCGCCAATGGCAAACTGGATCGCAAAGCGTTACCCGCTCCCGTTAATCAAGCAGGTCATGGTGGACGTGCGCCACACGCCGGTCTGGAAAGTGTGATCGCGGGGTTATTTGCCAACTTGCTGGGGGTTGAGTCGGTCAATGCTGATGATGATTTCTTTGCGTTAGGGGGGCACTCTTTGCTGGCGATGAGACTGGCGGCTGATTTACGTCGCGAGTTGCAGCAACCGGTCGCGGTTGGGCAAGTGATGGTGGCCTCAACAGTAGCAACGTTGGCGGCAGCATTGAGCCAGCCATCATCAGAAATGTCAGCCGGAAAAGCGGGCTTCAGTGAAGTATTGCCGTTGCGAAGCGGCCACGGTCATCCGCTATTTTGTCTCCATCCGGCCTCGGGTTTTGCTTGGCAATTCAGCCTATTACCTCGTTATTTGCCGGGCAACTGGCCAGTGTTAGGGATCCAATCACCTCGCCCTGATGGGGCAATCGCCACCTGTCAGGATATGGATAGCCTCTGTGATCATCATCTGGCAACGTTACGTCAGGTCCAACCACAGGGGCCATATCATCTGATGGGCTATTCACTGGGCGGCACCGTGGCGCAGGCCATGGCGGTAAAATTGCGGGCACAGGGTGAGGAAGTCGCTTTCTTAGGGTTGTTGGATACCTATCCACCGGAAACTCAGGATTGGAATGCACCGATTGAGGCTGAAGCACTCGAAGAAGTCGAACGTGAGCGGGCATTATTTATGGCTGCGGCAGGTGACGAGCAAGAAGAGAAACGCGAGATGTTTGCGCAAATTCAAGCAAACTACGACGATGCGGTTGGTTTGCTGTCAGGGGCGAAAACGCCGGTTTATGAGGGTGAAACCACGTTGTTTGTTGCCACTCAGACCTTGCCTGACGGTGAATCGCCAGAGGAAATTTGGCGACCTTATGCGAAACAATTGCAAACTTACAGTTTGGATTGTTCCCATATCACGATGATGTCACCGGAGACATTAAAAGTGTTGGGGCCGATTTTGCAACGCGTGTTTAAGGGGATTCGATCGTTATCCTAG
- the entS gene encoding enterobactin transporter EntS, producing MAKSPILLDFSLLKNNANFRAVFFARLISILGLGMLTVAVPVQIQQMTGSTLQVGLAVTLDGAGMFIGLLLGGVLADRFDRRTLILFARFTCGLGFIGLSFNAFSATPSLWVLYVLAAWDGFFGALGMTALMAATPSLVGRENLAAAGGLSMLTVRFGSVISPAIGGLVIVYGGLGWNYGIAAVGTMLTLLPLLRLPAMKPAISQHEHPLRALATGISFVFSHKIVGAVVLLGTLVSMIGAIRILFPALAENTYHVGASQIGLMYSIVPLGATIGAFTSGWVSQVRRPGVVLMYSSIAAFLAIGTLGLTHNVYLALPGLLMYGYLGSISGLLQYTLVQTHTPDALLGRVNSLWNVQFVAGESFGALGLGVLAKVMAPALSALTFGVAAAALGSLIALCGGTLREATMAGDQRGSEEDEAVVE from the coding sequence ATGGCAAAATCGCCTATTCTTCTAGATTTCAGCTTGTTAAAGAATAACGCCAACTTTCGCGCAGTATTTTTTGCTCGCCTGATTTCGATATTAGGGCTGGGAATGCTCACAGTCGCGGTACCGGTACAGATTCAACAGATGACGGGATCAACCTTACAAGTCGGATTGGCCGTCACCTTGGATGGGGCAGGGATGTTTATCGGCCTGCTACTGGGGGGCGTACTGGCAGACAGATTTGATCGGCGCACACTGATCTTATTTGCGCGTTTTACCTGTGGCTTAGGCTTTATTGGCTTAAGTTTCAATGCATTCTCCGCGACACCTTCCTTATGGGTACTGTATGTCTTAGCCGCGTGGGATGGGTTCTTCGGGGCGCTGGGGATGACAGCATTGATGGCGGCAACACCGTCATTGGTTGGGCGGGAGAATTTGGCTGCTGCTGGTGGCTTAAGCATGCTTACTGTCCGTTTTGGCTCGGTCATCTCTCCGGCGATCGGGGGCTTAGTCATAGTGTACGGCGGGTTAGGTTGGAACTACGGCATTGCTGCGGTGGGCACCATGCTCACCTTATTACCGCTGTTGCGTCTGCCAGCCATGAAACCGGCGATAAGCCAACATGAGCACCCGCTACGGGCGCTTGCCACTGGGATTTCATTCGTCTTTAGCCACAAAATTGTGGGGGCGGTGGTGTTGCTGGGGACGTTGGTCAGCATGATTGGCGCCATTCGTATTTTGTTTCCGGCGTTGGCGGAAAATACTTATCATGTCGGCGCCTCGCAGATTGGTTTGATGTATTCAATCGTGCCGCTGGGGGCGACCATCGGGGCGTTTACCAGTGGATGGGTCAGTCAGGTAAGGCGGCCTGGCGTGGTGCTGATGTACAGCTCGATTGCCGCTTTTTTAGCCATCGGGACACTCGGCTTAACCCATAATGTCTATTTGGCCCTACCGGGCTTGTTGATGTACGGCTATCTGGGGTCGATTAGCGGCTTGCTGCAATATACATTGGTACAAACTCATACACCGGATGCGTTATTGGGGCGGGTAAACAGTCTGTGGAATGTCCAGTTTGTCGCGGGTGAATCATTCGGGGCATTGGGGCTAGGGGTATTAGCAAAAGTGATGGCGCCGGCACTCAGCGCCCTGACATTTGGCGTGGCAGCCGCAGCACTGGGGAGCCTCATTGCGCTCTGTGGTGGGACACTGCGTGAGGCCACCATGGCGGGCGACCAGCGTGGTTCAGAAGAGGATGAGGCCGTCGTTGAGTAA
- the fepB gene encoding Fe2+-enterobactin ABC transporter substrate-binding protein — translation MSLGHQHKTGCSLLTGLGILGLVLCLSGCKPAEETTGKSTPPAASESPTTWSRTVETAKGSVTLTQQPTRIVSTSITMTGTLLAINAPVIATGVTVPDTTVADHQGFFTQWSDVAQSRKLMPMYQTEPNAEAVAGMSPDLIIIAATGGDSALKLYEQLSAIAPTLVINYDDKSWQELALVLGQATGHESDAKRVIDEFSNRLNEVRQNITLPPQPISAFVYQAASSTANLWTENSAQGKLLQELGFTLAEIPNSVKGNTSMGNRKDIIQLGGEKLAEGLNGETILLFSGDQPAIDALKSNQFLAHIPAIEHNRVYAAGYDTFRLDYYSASNLLTRIEGMFKAKP, via the coding sequence ATGTCCCTTGGTCATCAGCATAAAACAGGGTGTTCACTCTTAACTGGCTTGGGTATTTTGGGCCTTGTTTTGTGCTTATCAGGCTGCAAACCTGCCGAAGAAACAACAGGTAAGTCTACCCCTCCAGCAGCCAGTGAAAGCCCAACTACATGGTCGCGTACAGTAGAAACCGCTAAAGGCTCAGTCACACTGACACAACAGCCAACACGGATTGTCTCTACCAGTATCACCATGACCGGCACCTTGCTGGCGATCAATGCACCGGTGATCGCCACAGGCGTGACCGTACCCGATACGACAGTGGCTGATCATCAAGGATTCTTTACACAATGGTCAGATGTTGCGCAATCGCGAAAATTAATGCCGATGTACCAGACCGAGCCCAACGCCGAAGCCGTTGCGGGCATGAGTCCAGATTTAATTATCATTGCTGCCACGGGCGGTGATTCAGCGCTGAAGTTATATGAGCAATTGTCAGCCATCGCCCCAACGCTAGTGATTAATTACGATGATAAGAGCTGGCAAGAATTAGCCCTTGTATTAGGGCAAGCGACAGGACACGAAAGCGACGCTAAACGGGTGATTGATGAATTTTCCAATCGGCTCAATGAGGTAAGACAGAATATTACTTTACCGCCGCAACCCATTTCGGCATTCGTCTATCAGGCAGCCAGTAGCACCGCGAACTTATGGACAGAGAATTCAGCGCAGGGGAAATTATTGCAGGAGCTGGGCTTTACGCTGGCAGAGATCCCGAATTCAGTGAAGGGCAACACCAGTATGGGGAATCGTAAAGATATCATCCAACTGGGTGGGGAGAAGTTAGCCGAAGGCTTGAATGGCGAGACTATTTTGCTCTTTTCCGGTGACCAACCGGCGATTGATGCATTGAAAAGTAATCAATTTTTAGCCCATATTCCGGCGATTGAACACAATCGAGTTTATGCCGCAGGGTACGATACCTTTCGGTTGGATTATTACAGTGCGAGTAATTTGCTCACCCGAATTGAGGGCATGTTTAAGGCAAAGCCTTAG
- a CDS encoding isochorismate synthase has translation MPVNSPFSTIPSTFLFTSGHQSIKTRGIFERINQAAQSRIGSNDSLQNAIKRAFQRAHKAGKQQPIVVGAIPFDASQASCLFVPEQYQVCDRQTLVNAAKIANRSPVSAGCVRSLPDENQFKQCVTEAISACQRGTIHKVVLSRILEIETDTPVDSDQVMNHLLVQNSHAHHFRVPLSDGGVLLGASPELLVRKHLSQVYTNPLAGSAKRQTNQQDDLDISQALLNSEKDQYEHRLVIDEIRRLLTPHCRSLNIPSQPSLISTAALWHLSSAISGELEDPAMSVLELANLLHPTPALCGLPTAKARQLINHLEPFDRGLFSGIVGWCDEQGNGEWAVIIRCATLHPTQVRLFAGAGIVAASQPALEWLETEAKLGTMLNALAITPSGEQP, from the coding sequence ATGCCCGTTAATTCGCCGTTTTCAACCATACCCTCAACTTTCTTATTCACCTCAGGACACCAGAGTATTAAAACTCGCGGTATCTTCGAGCGAATAAACCAAGCCGCGCAAAGTCGTATTGGAAGCAATGATTCACTGCAAAATGCGATAAAACGGGCTTTCCAACGTGCTCATAAAGCGGGTAAACAGCAGCCTATCGTGGTTGGCGCAATTCCGTTTGATGCGAGTCAAGCATCCTGCTTATTTGTGCCGGAGCAATATCAGGTTTGTGACCGACAAACGTTGGTCAATGCAGCAAAAATAGCAAATCGTAGTCCGGTCAGCGCTGGGTGCGTGCGTAGTCTGCCAGATGAAAACCAATTCAAACAATGCGTGACTGAAGCCATTTCTGCCTGTCAACGCGGAACCATTCATAAAGTTGTTCTGTCCCGTATTTTAGAAATTGAAACTGATACCCCAGTTGATAGTGACCAAGTCATGAATCATTTGCTGGTCCAAAACAGTCATGCCCATCACTTTAGGGTGCCTTTGTCCGATGGGGGAGTCCTACTCGGTGCTAGCCCTGAATTATTGGTGCGTAAGCATTTATCTCAGGTTTATACCAACCCATTGGCAGGGTCGGCAAAACGGCAGACGAATCAGCAGGACGATCTGGACATCAGCCAAGCACTGCTGAATTCAGAAAAAGATCAATATGAGCACCGCTTGGTTATTGATGAAATTCGCCGTTTGCTGACACCCCATTGCCGCAGCCTGAATATCCCCTCCCAACCTTCGCTGATTAGCACGGCGGCTTTATGGCACTTATCTTCTGCCATCAGTGGTGAACTGGAAGACCCGGCGATGTCGGTGCTGGAACTGGCTAACTTATTGCATCCGACACCGGCTTTGTGTGGCTTACCAACAGCAAAAGCTCGGCAATTGATTAACCACTTGGAGCCCTTTGATCGTGGCTTATTCAGTGGCATTGTCGGCTGGTGTGATGAGCAGGGTAATGGTGAATGGGCGGTCATTATCCGCTGCGCCACCTTGCATCCCACTCAAGTGCGATTATTTGCCGGTGCAGGCATTGTTGCCGCCTCACAACCAGCATTGGAATGGTTAGAAACCGAAGCCAAATTGGGCACCATGCTCAATGCGCTGGCAATTACCCCTTCAGGAGAGCAGCCATGA